DNA from Halogeometricum sp. S1BR25-6:
CCAGCAGGCCTGCCGCCCGACGGCCGCGAGACCGACCGGATTCCGCGTGTCCGCCAGTGCGGTCAGCACCTGTGCCATCCCCTCGCGGCCGCAGGCGACGGCGTGCGGTTCGTCCTCGTCGGCCGCGCGGTACGCCGAGGGGCGCGCGTCGAGACAGAGGACGACCGATGCGAGTCGCTCTTCCCGGAACTCGATGGTGGTGAGTTCGCCCGTCTTCGCCCGCCGCCGCCAGTCGATGCGCGAGAGGGGGTCCCCGGAGCGGTACTCGCGCGTCTGGTGGAACTCGGTGCCGGCGCCGCCCTCGTCGGTGACGACGGACCCGCTTCCGTGCATCGTCTGTTTCCGGAGGGGCACCTCGGGCACCGTCGCGGCGCACTCAATAGCGGTGTCCTCGCGGACGGTCGTCTCGACTTCGTGCGCGCCGGCCGCGTCGCGGACGATGGCCGTCGCGGGGTCGAACTGGTGGCGGCCGTGTTCGGCGTGGACGGCGTAGGAGAACTCCGTCGTCGCGCCGGGACGCAGAAACGCCGCGTGCCGGGGCGTCCCCTCGCTCACGGTGAGCATCGGCGGGACGCCGTCGACGAGGCGGAGGTCCGTCAGCGTCGAGGACCCGACGTTTCGAACTCGGACGGTCACACTCACGTCCTCGCCCGCCGCGGCGTCGCGCGGTTCGACCGTCCGCGTCAGGTCGAGGTCGACCGACGGCGGCGAGGTGAGCCACGGGTACGCCGCGTACCCCGCGCCGACGGCGCCGAGGAGGAGGACGAGAGGGTCCTTCGCGAGGAGGCCGACGGCCGTCGCGAACAGGGCGACGGCGACGACGCCGCGCCACCGGCGGGTCCGACGGACCGTCGTCACCGCCGGCCCCCGTCGGTCGCGGCTCTCGGTCCGTCTTCGGGGCCGCTCCGTTCGTCCGCGGCGCCTTCGATTCGACACACCTCGTCCGCCGCGCGCTCGGCCCCCCGCCGGAACCCCGGCCCCGAGAACGGACCGAGCAGGCGGTCGGTCAGCGACGTCCGTCCGTTCTCGGCGAGGAACGCGGCCGCCGCGTCGTCGTCGGTCCAGTCCCCGGCGTCGACGCGCGTCGCCGCCCGTTCGCGCGCGACGCCGTCGCGGTACATCACCGACCGGACCGCGGCCTCGCGGACCCGTTCGCGGACGGCTTCTCGCTCCCCGCCGCGGCCGACCCGGTTCCGCGACTCGCCTCCGACCGCGCGGTCGAACTTGACGCCGGGGTGCGCGGCGTTCTGGACGGTCTCCGGTTCGGGCGGCGTCGTCCGATTCACGCCGTCGGCGCCGCGGAGGACGAGAACGGCGACGACGACCAGCAGGGCCACCGACGCGACGCCCGCCGCGAGCACGTAGTCGTTGCCGGCGAGTGCAACGAGCGCCGCCGCCGCGTCGTCGGGGGCGCCGTTCGGAAGCGCGACGAGTGCGAGCGCACCCGCCGCTCCGACGGCGCCGAGCGTCCCGACGAGGAGCCGTCCCGCGCGACTCACCGTCCCAGTCCTCCCGGCGTTCGACTCTCCTCGAACTGCGAGAGGCCCTCCTCCATCCGTCGGACGCGTTCGTCCGTCACCTCGCGTCCGCCGTACCTGACCTCCTCGAAGACCCGTCTGAGGCGCTCGACGCCCTCGGGGTCGAAGCCGCTCTCGACGGCGGCGGAGGCGCACTCTTCGGGGGTTCGCCGCCACGGGTCCTCCACGTCGGCCGCGGCGAGGACGGATACCCACGCGCGTTCGACGGCGTTCTGCGGTTCGAGTTCCGGCGCGCCGGTCGGTCCCCGTGGGTCGGCGTCGCCTCCGAGGCGTCGAACGAGTCCGTCGCCGTAGCGCGCCAACAGCACCGCGACGCCGAGCAGGACCGCCAGCGCGACGAACAGCGGGAGGAACGTCTCTAGGAAGTCGATAAAGACGTCGAGCCACTCCTGCGCCGGTTCGGTGACCTGCGAGTCGTCGGACTGCGACTGGGATTGAGATTGAGATTGAGACTGCGATTGAGACTGCGACTGCGATTGTGACTGGGATTGCGATTGGGACTGCGACTGTCGCTCCTCCTCGGATGCGTCGACGCGAGGTTGCGCCTCGCCGTCGCCGTCCACCGACCGCTGGACCGCCGCTTCAGACCCTTGGCCGGTCATCGCGCGCTTGAGGTCGCCCGCGGTGTCGGGGCTGATGGGGACGGTGTCGTAGTCGAGGTCGACCACCTCGTCGGGGTTGGTCGACAGCGACGTTTCGAGCGTCGTCGACGCGACGCCGACCGATGCGATACAGGACAGAACGACGAGAACGGCTGCGACTGTGCGTAGGTTCATCTCTCGGGGTGCGCGGTGGCGGTGACGGCTCGCGGCCGACGGGGCGTCTGCGTCTCCGAGGCCCGGGTCCCGCCGTCCGCGAATGCTGATTTCGCGTGGATAGCCGACTCGCGCGTCCGCGGTAAGGCACTTGTGACGCTTCCAGCTGAAACGCTCGCGTTAGCCGCCGCTTAGCGTGAAACCGTCCGAAACTGTTCGGACCGGCTAGAGGGGAGCGCGGCGCGGAGAGCGACCCCGCGGACCGCGCGCCGGTCGGCGGTGGCACGTCGTGACACGTCCGACTTTTTAGCCCCGCGCTCGTCGCCCCCTGTATGACCATCCGCGACGCGGCCGTGGAGGCGTACCGCGAAGCCCTCCCGGCACTCGTCGCGAGCCTCGTCGGGGGTCTCATCGCCGGCGTCGTTCTGACGGGGATGCGCGCCGAACTCCGCGAGGTGCCCGGACTGCTCGTTCTCGTTCCCGCTCTCCTCGCCACGCGCGGGAACGTCTACGGATCGCTCGGCGCGCGCATCGCCACCGCCCTCCACCAGGGGCTTATCGAACCCCGCGTCACCGCCGGGGACCGTCGCCTGCGCGCCGCCGCGGCCGCGGCGCTCGGAAACGGCCTCCTCGCCTCCGCGTTCGCCGCCGTCGCCGCCTTCCTCGTGCTCACGGTGCTCGGCGCACAGGTCGCGCCCGTCGGCGTCCTCGTCGCCATCGCCGTCCTCGCGGGTCTCTTATCCGGAGTCGTCCTCGTCGCCGTCGTCGTCAGCGTCGTCTTCGCGGGCTACCGCCGCGGGCACAACCCCGACACGCTCGTCGGCCCCATCGTGACGACGACGGGCGACGTGTTCGGCGTCCTCTTCCTGCTCGTCGCCGTTCGCACCGTTCTCGCCGTCGTGGAGGTGCTCTGAGTGGCCACCGAGTGGACCGTCCGCGACATCACGCGGGCGATGCTGCCCGTCCTCCTGGCGCTGACGCTCGTGGAACTCGGGAGCGGACTCGTCCTCGGGAGCTTCGAGTCCCAACTGTACCGATACCCGACGCTCCTCGCCCTCGTTCCCGTCACCATCGGCACCGCTGGAAATCTGGGGAGTATCCTCGCGGCGCGGCTCTCAACCGCATTCCACCTCGGGACGCTCTCGTTCGACCCGACGGACGAGGAACTCGCGGGCAACGCCCTCGCCACCGTCGCCCTCTCGGTCACCGTCTTCCCCGTCGTCGGCGTGGGCGCGTGGCTCCTCACCTCGTTGGTCGGGGGGACGGCGCTCCCCGTCCGGACCGTGCTCACGGTGTCGCTCGCCTCGGGCGTCGTCCTCGCCGTCCTCGCCGTCGTCGTCACGCTGGCGGCGACGTACGCGGCCTACCGGTTCGAACTCGACCCCGACGACGTGGTCATCCCGCTGGTGACGAACTCCTGCGACGTGCTCGGCGTCCTGGTGCTGTTCGCGTCGATACAGGTGTTCGTGTAGCTCGTTTCGTCAGTATTCGAAATTGGACTATCACGCGAGCACAGCTGTCTCGGGGTTTATTATTCGTGGAATAACCACGTGGTAACGTGTCACAAAAGATAGATACGGGGCGGCTCGACAGGCGTGGCGCGCTCAAGGCCAGCGGTTCGCTCTTCGCCGGACTCGCGGTCGGGAGCGTTCCGACCGCGGCGACGGACGACGGTCGGTTCCTGCTGAAACCGAAATCGAACGCCGGACTCGGCGGACTGACCGTCGAGGAAGAGCTCCCGGCGCTCGAGTACGTCGCGGTCAGCGGTTCGGAGCGGGAGGCGAAGAAGCGGTCCACGGCCTACGTGCCGGACCCGACGCTGGAACCGACGCGTCCGACCGTCGAGACGCCCTCACTGCGGGGGGCGGTCGAGGCGCGGGACGAACCGCTCCTACGACCTCCAGTGGGACAAACAGGACCTCGACGTGCCGGAGGCGCAGAACGTGACGCGCGGCGAAGGCGTCCGCGTCTCCGTCGTCGACTCCGGCATCGCGGCGGACCACCCCGACATAGACGGCGTGAACCTCGACCTCTCGAAGAACTTCAGCGGCGACGGTCTCGGCGTCGGCGGCCCGTACGGCGGCTACCACGGCACCCACGTCTCCGGTATCGTCGCCGCGACGGACACGAACGACCTCGGCGTCGTCGGCACCGCGCCGGGCGCCGAGTTGGTCGACTGCCGCGTCTTCTCGCACGGGGGCGGGGCGCCCTTCTCGGTGGTCCTCGCCGCGCTCCTCCACAACGTCGAGGTGGACTCGGACGTGACCAACGTGAGCCTCGGCGCGTACTCGCCGCGGAGCGACTACGTGGACGACGGACGGTTCGGACGCTTCTACGGGCGACTCCTCAACCGCACGCTGACACACGCCAAGCGGGAGGGAACGCTGGTCGTAATGTCGGCGGGGAACAGCGGCGCCGACCTGCAGCGCGACAAGCGGTGGCTCAGCCTGCCGAACGAGGGCGCACAGGGTCTCAGCGTCGCCGCAACCGGCCCCGTCGGGTTCGGGTGGGGCGCGGAGGGGAGGCGGGAACCGTACCGGAGTCCGGCGTTCTACACGAACTACGGAACGAACGCCATCGACCTCGCGGCGCCCGGCGGCGACGCCGACCGGTCGACCATCGGAACCGGCGTCCCGTGGCACCGCGACCTGGTCTTGAGCACCGTGGCGACGTTCGAACGGGGCGCGGACGGCGAGATAACCGGCGACCCCACCTACGGATGGGACTGGGCCGCCGGCACCTCGATGGCGGCGCCGAACGTCTCCGGGGCCGCCGCGTTGGTGCAGGCGAACAACCCCGAGTTCGGCCCGGAACGGGTGGAATCGGCGCTCACACGGGCCGCGGAGGTGCCAGAGGGATACGACAAGTCCTACTACGGATCCGGCTATCTGAACGTCGTCGACGCCCTGTGACCGCGCCGCGTCCGCCGGTTACCCCGACGCGTAGAAGTAGCCGGCGACGAGGGCGACGACGGCTTCGGCGACTTTCGAGGCGATGGCCATCGGATTCGTCGGCCCGCCCATGGCGACGTAGGCGACGATTGTCAGGACGGCGTAGCCGGCGGCGACGAGGTGAAGCGCGCGCCGCCAGTAGCGGGTGAAAAACAGGCCGACGCCGACGAGCCACCCCAGCGCGTTCAGGTAGAACAAAACGCCCGTCGTCGGGTCGAACCCCATGACCGTCGGGGCGAGGTACAGGTGGATGACCGCGGAGACGAGGGCGGCGACGACGCCGAGGTACGCGAGGTTGTTCGATGGAAGGCTCAACAGCGAGGACCCGGAGGCGGCAGTCGATTGACTGGCCATACTCCCAGTAGCGCGGCCGGGGTGCAAATACCTTGACAGATTCGCCGCCGTTGGTAGTTCCGCTCTCTCTAGGGTTTGCTCGTCTCCCGTCCTCGCCCGTCCGTCGTCGGACGCCGACCGACGCCGATTAGGCCCGGCGTTCCCTACCGTCGTCCGTGCAGTCTGCCGGCTTCTTCGCCGAACTCTGGCCCGTCGCCGTCGAGGTTGCTCCCCGCGTCGCCCGCATCTCGGTACTGATCGCCGTCCCCAGAACTCGGAGAGTTCTGGGCTCGGAAATCGCTACGCGATTTCCGACCGTCGGCGTCTTCGTCGCCAACCTCGCCGTCGGGTTCGGCCTCGTCCGGTACGTCGCGGGCCTCTCGAAGTACCTCACCCGGCCCGCCAACCTCCCGGACGAAGCGGGAACGGCGATTATAACGACCGCTGCCTCCCCGACCGCAGGCTACGGCATGCTCGCGGAGTTCCGCGAGTCCGGGTGACTGGACGACACCGCCACCCTCGTCGCCGTCACGATAAACACGTTTTTCGGCTTCGTCCAGCACATCTTCACCCCATTTAGAGCGATGTCCTCTATCTTGATGTTCACCACTTCACTGCATCTCATACCGAACTTGAGCAGCAGGACTACCGCTTGGTCCCTCATGTGGTAGATACCGTCGACCGCCTCTCGCACCTCTTCGACGGGAATTTTCGGCGGATCCGGTGGTGGGACGTCGTAGGTTCGACTTGGTGAGCGCCAGCTCAAACGAGTTGAGCTCGTTGTACTTAGCAGGGAGCGACGGCTCTGCCTGCCAGTATCGTATATCCGGTTGAGATAGCGGAACTTAGTCTTGACAGTCTCTGCAGAATTCGACTGTCCTCCGGACTGGTCGCGTGTAACAGTCACGGGATGAATTCACGAGCCTGTGACTCGTTTGGACGGGCAGGATGACGGTAGCCGACGATCCACCACCGATGGTCATTTGCTTACTCACCCTCGAATAATGACTGTGGCTTCCGTGGTCGTCGCACTCCAGTCACAGCCGAGCGCGCTCCTCCCAGTCGTGGCCGAGGTGCTTCCCCGAGTCGCGCGGATAGCGCTGTTCATCGCCTTCGGAGTGTTCCTCGCGAACCTCGCCGTCGGGTTCGGTCTGGTTGAGCGAGTCGCTGGACTCTCGCGCTTTCTCACCGGTCCCGCAAATCTCCCGGACGAAGTCGGAACGGCCATCCTCACAACGGCTGCCTCCACGACTGCAGGCTACGGGATGCTTGCCGAGTTCCGCGAATCGGGGACGCTAGACGACAAAGCGACGCTCGTAGCCGTCACCATCAACACGTTCTTCGGCTTTGTGCAGCACATTTTCACGTTTTACCTGCCAGTTCTTCTTCCGATACTCGGCCTTCGAGTGGGACTCCTGTATGTCGGCTCGCGGGCGCTCGTCGCTCTCTGTATCACGTTCACTGGCGTCTTCGCCGGAGCACTACTGCTCTCTCCCGCGAACGTCGACCAGTCAACGACCACCGCGGCCGACGGCGGCGCACAGGAGAGGGGTTCCGACACTCCCCGAGAGGTCGTCCACAACGCTTGGGACCGCACGCTCCCGAAGCTCCGGCGTATCGTTCCCCGGCTCGCCGTCGTCTATACTCTCGTCGTCGTCCTCACCCGGACAACGGATCTGACGGCGCTCACCGAGGTCGCGGATCCGCTCGCGACTATCGTCGGACTCCCGGGTGCGGCGATTCCTGTCATCGCCGTCTTCGCGCTGGACACCACGGCTGGAGCCGCGACCATCGCTCCGCTGGTCGGGGTGGACTTCACCGCTCGGCAGGCCGTGGCAACGATGCTCATCGGTGGTATCGTCTCTTTCGCGGTTTCAACGTTCAAGCGGTCCATTCCATTCCAGTACGGTATTTGGGGCCCCCGCTTTGGGTCCAAAGTAGTCGCCGTCAATACGGCGCTGAAGATAGTGTGGATTGGAGCAGCGGTCGCTACTCTATTATGGATACCCTCTCCGCTATGAACTCAATCGCTCTCCAGCTACCGTAGCTGGTACACACCGTGTCTGCTGAACTCTTTAGAGTGTGATAGAAATAGCGTGCTGAATACAGAGGGGTGAGTTCAGCACGGCTTCGACAAACGATCAGCAACCGAAGGATTCAACGGAGTCTCGAAAATCAGACCGTCGCCCGATAGTACGTGGATAGGCCGTCTTGCCCTCGCTCGGTCCGCCGACGCTTCTCGACGAGACCAACGTCGTTCGAGATGAACCGCCGTGGGGCGCTGAAATCGCTCGCTACGGCGGGCCTCCTCGTCGGTGAGCCTTCGACGCCGAGACGACCACGACGGTCTGACTACGTCTTCGTATCGCGGCCGGGAACGACAGTGATTCGGAACGAGAGCGGTTTCTATTCGTCGACGAACGCCGTGTCGAAGTGTTCCACCCGACTATCACGCCATAATCCGCCCGTCTTCATCGCGGTCCCCGCTCCCGACGGGTACGCACTAGGTCGGTCTGTTCGCCCTCACGTCCCACCCGAAGGTGTACTCCTGGACATTCCCATCGCCGTTCAGCATCCGGTATTCCACTCTTACCTTACCGAACGACAGTGAGTAGCTCTCTATCGGTCCAGCGTCGACCATGCCGTTGTTGTCGAACGTGAGGACCTCGACGTCCTCTAGTGTCACGGTGTAGACGTCGGCTTCGGGACCGTCAGTCGCTCGCGTGAGCGAGAGCACCGCCTCGGGGCGGTGTGCACCCGTCACGGCCAGTTCCAGCAACTGCGGTGTCGCCCTGTCGATGCCCTTCGTGAGGACCAGCGAGTCGAATTGGGCAGCGCCCGTCGCCCGTCCTGTGCCGCGACTGCTCGCTCTCGATACACCCCAGCTGAACGAGAGTACCTCGATCTCGTTTTCGTGGCCCGCGGTCTGCGATTCGCCCTGGATATCAGGGATCTTCAGATACAGTCCGGATGGGGGGGTCCCGGATTGTAACGCCCCTGTAGCCACGCTGTCACGGTTGTGGGCACCCAGTGGGAACCCTCCCACTCCCCCGGCTATCGATCCGGCCGCCATACCGCCCATAAAATGTCTCCGACTTGTCAAGAATTCGTCCATCGCCTACTGTACGTTACCAATTAACATATAGCTTGCTAGCCCCCTATACGGACGGATCCGTCGAACGACGGACGTCCACGCCGACGAAAATTCTGGCGTATTCGGCGTGGAGTGAATGCCGACAGTAACACCACGTCCTGTCGAAGCGAGTCCTACTACCCCGTACAAGAACCCAAACGTGGATGGCGTCGGTATTCGATCGTTTCTCGTACGTGACAGGACCTTGCCACTTCGCCCAAGTGAAAGATTCGCGCGCTGTATTCAGTACAGCCTCAAAAATATATCTGCTTATGAGGCCTCGGCGGAACCGCTATGACCCGTCTGACTTCTCTCAGAATTCAATTGTAGATTCCAGTTCTACCTTCTACGCGCCCGTGCTGATTCCCATCCTCGGCCTCCTGTACGTCGGCGCCCGCGCGGCCGTCTCGCTGGCCATCACGCTCACCGGCGTCCTCGCAGGCGCGGTGTTGCTGTCGGAGGGGCGTGTTCGCTCCTCGTCCGCCGCCGAGGTGGACACGACGGACGCCGCGGAGACCGACGGCGGCGCGGCCGCCTTCGACGACGGCCCGGGGACGACTCGCGGCGTCGTCCGCGAGGCGGCCGAGAAGACGTGGCCGAAACTGACCCGCCTCGTCCCGCGTCTGGCCGTCGTCTACCTCCTCGTTACCCTCCTCGTGGAGACGGTGAATCTCCGCGAGTTCACCGCCGTCGCCGAACCCCTCACGACGCTCCTCGGTCTGCCCGGCGCGGCGGTGCCCGTCATCGCCGTGCTCGCCTTCGACACCACCGTCGGCGCGGCGACCATCGCGCCCCTCGTCGGCGAGGCGTTCACCCCGCGGACCGCGGTGGCGACGATGCTCGTCGGCGGCATCGTCTCCTTCGCCGTCTCGACGTTCAAACGCTCCA
Protein-coding regions in this window:
- a CDS encoding magnesium transporter, which encodes MTIRDAAVEAYREALPALVASLVGGLIAGVVLTGMRAELREVPGLLVLVPALLATRGNVYGSLGARIATALHQGLIEPRVTAGDRRLRAAAAAALGNGLLASAFAAVAAFLVLTVLGAQVAPVGVLVAIAVLAGLLSGVVLVAVVVSVVFAGYRRGHNPDTLVGPIVTTTGDVFGVLFLLVAVRTVLAVVEVL
- a CDS encoding DUF58 domain-containing protein, whose translation is MTTVRRTRRWRGVVAVALFATAVGLLAKDPLVLLLGAVGAGYAAYPWLTSPPSVDLDLTRTVEPRDAAAGEDVSVTVRVRNVGSSTLTDLRLVDGVPPMLTVSEGTPRHAAFLRPGATTEFSYAVHAEHGRHQFDPATAIVRDAAGAHEVETTVREDTAIECAATVPEVPLRKQTMHGSGSVVTDEGGAGTEFHQTREYRSGDPLSRIDWRRRAKTGELTTIEFREERLASVVLCLDARPSAYRAADEDEPHAVACGREGMAQVLTALADTRNPVGLAAVGRQACWLPPRTGSDHLAEARRRMGSHPAFSTVPPAPDADWGADGQLEQLRRRLDPGTQVVLFSPLADEAVTTFALELERRGTAVTVVSPDPTTTETQGGRLATVERDERIRRLRGAEVRVVDWDPADPLGPELVRAREGFA
- a CDS encoding Hcp family type VI secretion system effector, whose protein sequence is MDEFLTSRRHFMGGMAAGSIAGGVGGFPLGAHNRDSVATGALQSGTPPSGLYLKIPDIQGESQTAGHENEIEVLSFSWGVSRASSRGTGRATGAAQFDSLVLTKGIDRATPQLLELAVTGAHRPEAVLSLTRATDGPEADVYTVTLEDVEVLTFDNNGMVDAGPIESYSLSFGKVRVEYRMLNGDGNVQEYTFGWDVRANRPT
- a CDS encoding nucleoside recognition protein translates to MASVVVALQSQPSALLPVVAEVLPRVARIALFIAFGVFLANLAVGFGLVERVAGLSRFLTGPANLPDEVGTAILTTAASTTAGYGMLAEFRESGTLDDKATLVAVTINTFFGFVQHIFTFYLPVLLPILGLRVGLLYVGSRALVALCITFTGVFAGALLLSPANVDQSTTTAADGGAQERGSDTPREVVHNAWDRTLPKLRRIVPRLAVVYTLVVVLTRTTDLTALTEVADPLATIVGLPGAAIPVIAVFALDTTAGAATIAPLVGVDFTARQAVATMLIGGIVSFAVSTFKRSIPFQYGIWGPRFGSKVVAVNTALKIVWIGAAVATLLWIPSPL
- a CDS encoding DUF7475 family protein gives rise to the protein MASQSTAASGSSLLSLPSNNLAYLGVVAALVSAVIHLYLAPTVMGFDPTTGVLFYLNALGWLVGVGLFFTRYWRRALHLVAAGYAVLTIVAYVAMGGPTNPMAIASKVAEAVVALVAGYFYASG
- a CDS encoding magnesium transporter, with product MATEWTVRDITRAMLPVLLALTLVELGSGLVLGSFESQLYRYPTLLALVPVTIGTAGNLGSILAARLSTAFHLGTLSFDPTDEELAGNALATVALSVTVFPVVGVGAWLLTSLVGGTALPVRTVLTVSLASGVVLAVLAVVVTLAATYAAYRFELDPDDVVIPLVTNSCDVLGVLVLFASIQVFV
- a CDS encoding DUF7269 family protein; this encodes MSRAGRLLVGTLGAVGAAGALALVALPNGAPDDAAAALVALAGNDYVLAAGVASVALLVVVAVLVLRGADGVNRTTPPEPETVQNAAHPGVKFDRAVGGESRNRVGRGGEREAVRERVREAAVRSVMYRDGVARERAATRVDAGDWTDDDAAAAFLAENGRTSLTDRLLGPFSGPGFRRGAERAADEVCRIEGAADERSGPEDGPRAATDGGRR
- a CDS encoding S8 family peptidase: MTRGEGVRVSVVDSGIAADHPDIDGVNLDLSKNFSGDGLGVGGPYGGYHGTHVSGIVAATDTNDLGVVGTAPGAELVDCRVFSHGGGAPFSVVLAALLHNVEVDSDVTNVSLGAYSPRSDYVDDGRFGRFYGRLLNRTLTHAKREGTLVVMSAGNSGADLQRDKRWLSLPNEGAQGLSVAATGPVGFGWGAEGRREPYRSPAFYTNYGTNAIDLAAPGGDADRSTIGTGVPWHRDLVLSTVATFERGADGEITGDPTYGWDWAAGTSMAAPNVSGAAALVQANNPEFGPERVESALTRAAEVPEGYDKSYYGSGYLNVVDAL
- a CDS encoding DUF4129 domain-containing protein, whose amino-acid sequence is MNLRTVAAVLVVLSCIASVGVASTTLETSLSTNPDEVVDLDYDTVPISPDTAGDLKRAMTGQGSEAAVQRSVDGDGEAQPRVDASEEERQSQSQSQSQSQSQSQSQSQSQSQSQSQSQSDDSQVTEPAQEWLDVFIDFLETFLPLFVALAVLLGVAVLLARYGDGLVRRLGGDADPRGPTGAPELEPQNAVERAWVSVLAAADVEDPWRRTPEECASAAVESGFDPEGVERLRRVFEEVRYGGREVTDERVRRMEEGLSQFEESRTPGGLGR